In Gossypium raimondii isolate GPD5lz chromosome 12, ASM2569854v1, whole genome shotgun sequence, a single window of DNA contains:
- the LOC105763995 gene encoding pectin acetylesterase 3 isoform X8, with the protein MIMKLVLLWVLGLWSVSGIDLSRSESFLSYLDEEVTVSPGSTTTLIVPLTLIQGAASKGAVCLDGTLPGYHLHRGFGSGANSWVIHLEGGGWCNTIRSCVFRKTTRRGSSKFMEKSINFTGILSNKAEENPDFYNWNRVRVRYCDGASFAGEGQNEANKLYFRGQRIWLAAMEELMAKGMQNANQALLSGCSAGGLASILHCDEFKNLFLETTKVKCLSDAGLFLDATDVAGGHTLRDMYEGVVTLQGVQKNLPSTCTSQKDPTSCFFPQNLVSNVKTPMFLLNAAYDAWQVDQSLIPSLADPHGLWRACKTDRSHCNSSQIQFFQDFRNQMLDAVKIFSESNQNGLFINSCFAHCQSERKDTWYENDSPRIGNKGIAVSVGDWFFDRTAVKAIDCPYSCDKTCHDVILK; encoded by the exons atgataatgaagCTTGTTTTATTATGGGTTTTGGGTTTATGGAGTGTTTCTGGGATTGATTTGAGCCGATCTGAGAGTTTCCTTTCGTATTTAGATGAAGAAGTTACAGTGTCTCCTGGTAGTACCACCACTCTTATAGTTCCTCTCACTCTCATTCAAGGAGCTGCTTCTAAAGGAGCTG TTTGTTTGGATGGAACTCTTCCTGGTTATCATCTTCATCGTGGGTTCGGGTCAGGTGCAAACAGTTGGGTTATCCATTTAGAG GGAGGTGGATGGTGTAATACCATTCGAAGTTGTGTATTCCGCAAAACTACAAGGCGTGGTTCATCGAAATTTATGGAGAAGTCCATAAATTTCACTGGAATTTTGAGCAACAAAGCTGAAGAAAATCCTG ATTTCTACAATTGGAATAGAGTTAGGGTACGTTACTGTGATGGGGCATCTTTTGCTGGTGAGGGCCAAAATGAG GCTAACAAGCTTTATTTTAGAGGACAAAGGATCTGGTTAGCTGCCATGGAAGAATTAATGGCCAAAGGAATGCAAAATGCTAATCAG GCACTTCTTTCTGGATGTTCAGCTGGGGGTCTAGCTTCTATTCTTCATTGCGATGAATTTAAGAATTTGTTTCTGGAAACTACCAAAGTGAAATGTCTAAGTGATGCTGGACTGTTCCTTGACGC AACAGATGTTGCTGGTGGCCATACCTTAAGGGATATGTATGAAGGTGTGGTTACTTTGCAG GGTGTACAAAAGAATCTGCCAAGTACTTGTACCAGCCAAAAGGATCCAACTTCG TGTTTCTTCCCTCAAAACTTGGTTTCAAATGTCAAGACCCCTATGTTTCTTCTCAATGCAGCCTATGATGCTTGGCAG GTTGACCAGAGTTTAATTCCATCACTGGCTGATCCGCATGGCTTGTGGCGTGCGTGCAAAACGGATCGTTCTCATTGCAACTCATCGCAGATTCAGTTTTTTCAAG ACTTTAGGAACCAAATGCTCGATGCCGTAAAAATATTCTCTGAGTCCAATCAAAATGGTTTATTCATAAATTCTTGTTTCGCTCACTGCCAGTCAGAGAGAAAAGATACTTGGTACGAGAATGATTCTCCTCGTATTGGAAACAAG GGAATTGCAGTGTCGGTCGGAGATTGGTTCTTTGACCGAACAGCCGTTAAAGCTATCGACTGTCCATACTCTTGCGACAAAACTTGTCACGATGTTATCCTCAAGTGA
- the LOC105763995 gene encoding pectin acetylesterase 6 isoform X11 → MIMKLVLLWVLGLWSVSGIDLSRSESFLSYLDEEVTVSPGSTTTLIVPLTLIQGAASKGAVCLDGTLPGYHLHRGFGSGANSWVIHLEGGGWCNTIRSCVFRKTTRRGSSKFMEKSINFTGILSNKAEENPDFYNWNRVRVRYCDGASFAGEGQNEANKLYFRGQRIWLAAMEELMAKGMQNANQALLSGCSAGGLASILHCDEFKNLFLETTKVKCLSDAGLFLDATDVAGGHTLRDMYEGVVTLQGVQKNLPSTCTSQKDPTSCFFPQNLVSNVKTPMFLLNAAYDAWQVDQSLIPSLADPHGLWRACKTDRSHCNSSQIQFFQVREKRYLVRE, encoded by the exons atgataatgaagCTTGTTTTATTATGGGTTTTGGGTTTATGGAGTGTTTCTGGGATTGATTTGAGCCGATCTGAGAGTTTCCTTTCGTATTTAGATGAAGAAGTTACAGTGTCTCCTGGTAGTACCACCACTCTTATAGTTCCTCTCACTCTCATTCAAGGAGCTGCTTCTAAAGGAGCTG TTTGTTTGGATGGAACTCTTCCTGGTTATCATCTTCATCGTGGGTTCGGGTCAGGTGCAAACAGTTGGGTTATCCATTTAGAG GGAGGTGGATGGTGTAATACCATTCGAAGTTGTGTATTCCGCAAAACTACAAGGCGTGGTTCATCGAAATTTATGGAGAAGTCCATAAATTTCACTGGAATTTTGAGCAACAAAGCTGAAGAAAATCCTG ATTTCTACAATTGGAATAGAGTTAGGGTACGTTACTGTGATGGGGCATCTTTTGCTGGTGAGGGCCAAAATGAG GCTAACAAGCTTTATTTTAGAGGACAAAGGATCTGGTTAGCTGCCATGGAAGAATTAATGGCCAAAGGAATGCAAAATGCTAATCAG GCACTTCTTTCTGGATGTTCAGCTGGGGGTCTAGCTTCTATTCTTCATTGCGATGAATTTAAGAATTTGTTTCTGGAAACTACCAAAGTGAAATGTCTAAGTGATGCTGGACTGTTCCTTGACGC AACAGATGTTGCTGGTGGCCATACCTTAAGGGATATGTATGAAGGTGTGGTTACTTTGCAG GGTGTACAAAAGAATCTGCCAAGTACTTGTACCAGCCAAAAGGATCCAACTTCG TGTTTCTTCCCTCAAAACTTGGTTTCAAATGTCAAGACCCCTATGTTTCTTCTCAATGCAGCCTATGATGCTTGGCAG GTTGACCAGAGTTTAATTCCATCACTGGCTGATCCGCATGGCTTGTGGCGTGCGTGCAAAACGGATCGTTCTCATTGCAACTCATCGCAGATTCAGTTTTTTCAAG TCAGAGAGAAAAGATACTTGGTACGAGAATGA